One segment of Calliopsis andreniformis isolate RMS-2024a chromosome 1, iyCalAndr_principal, whole genome shotgun sequence DNA contains the following:
- the Asx gene encoding transcriptional regulator additional sex combs isoform X3 — protein MDTDVELAKGEGCETSPGCSGYSSMVHSKKVIKHALRQQAKRRRKNTTIAAGNSRTLPRIVVKPLPPPPQNDPPSPVNNTQHINTTTEEPAATMREVLASLPGFSLKPGRRRSTKRLSATAQLEAGLVDLESPASILASTSLRALLNRHTFQGLPPLYQRKLAQLLPAVDRQDAATSGLNNEFFTRACLEWRKRLAEGEFTPENQQRLKMEAERDKNKLDPWKVKHFEPIWGEKREPKLRSGLHCISESRSGGAVTRSSLRLRLESNVDTPVLDTPCPIIISEDKVEEDTCKVETSINNSEELNETAEIQELLPTEYNETAHTLIDEKHLESVNVSSVETIVDTEMHQDKPEEDEKVINLPEKQDRIEESEVVTQVCQDNISNAYDEEIHLPEAEKNFQPMEDHILEVSEEDTILLPEETASPKPSEQPEQVSHTSMETSSQLLTECTSQTAVDQVPQIPKEQIPQISEEQIYPMSDCETTTMLETSPTHEQVRPTEIVMEDSTLINNNQTETASVSHDNPTDGESQIPEGMEIDSETLQRIHELEVRGEMREAYEEISGCPEEIMYPILEGMEMGTTNTEETETQVVSGQSEASRDQQDVTGGNEDEALREANNYVCSEMLECSWSVDPTVNSMNNNNRTQEELQVPWPLVAAALDGSVAANITVTTQDECSDTPTTTDSTSQSQQFINTDSNVEPVNCIQLPVVQGTPFQPESLAIGTPGTSCIMKNFQSQSSPIIAFPQLQSIRFVQTSFHSDQNAAPTLNNSSPVPAQLQNQQNTNSQVNMIRPQEEVVQMNAQNNNTRNVRNNVTPNQVPNTIPATIGVQPQNRTQNTIVIQHQTSVPAQPRQVVATIQQQQYPGATVAVSSRSSRSNNQGSQRGSRNSNKEAGGSRSRSTTKEPPGAVNLERSYQICQAVIQSSPNRDQLKAHLKPPPSLLAKGDGAFTTNKSGGRTVTTVKTQKPPQTMQHNKQAQNKTQAVMLRHVFTTARQATSAEC, from the exons ATGGACACAGATGTAGAGCTTGCCAAAGGTGAAGGGTGTGAAACTAGTCCAGGTTGCTCTGGCTATTCTAGCATGGTGCACAGTAAAAAAGTTATTAAACATGCACTACGACAGCAGGCCAAGAGGCGCAGGAAAAATACAACCATCGCTGCTGGCAATTCCCGTACCCTGCCTAGGATCGTTGTCAAACCATTGCCTCCACCTCCGCAAAATGATCCACCGTCGCCAGTCAACAATACACAACACATTAACACTA CAACTGAAGAGCCTGCTGCCACAATGAGAGAAGTTCTGGCTAGTTTGCCAGGGTTTAGTTTGAAACCTGGGCGTAGACGATCGACAAAGAGATTGTCGGCAACTGCACAACTCGAGGCTGGTCTTGTGGATCTAGAATCTCCAGCCAGTATCTTAGCGAGCACAAGTTTACGTGCTCTTCTAAATAGGCATACCTTTCAAGGTTTACCACCTTTGTATCAAAGAAAACTTGCACAACTTTTGCCTGCAGTCGATAGACAG GATGCTGCTACATCCGGATTAAATAATGAATTCTTTACGCGAGCGTGTTTAGAATGGCGTAAACGCTTAGCGGAAGGAGAATTTACTCCAGAGAATCAGCAACGACTGAAAATGGAAGCGGAGAGAGATAAGAATAAATTAGATCCGTGGAAAGTAAAACACTTTGAACCTATATGGGGTGAGAAGCGTGAACCTAAGCTTAGATCAGGTCTTCATTGTATTTCGGAATCCAGATCGGGTGGGGCCGTCACGCGTTCAAGTTTAAGACTTCGTTTGGAATCCAATGTAGATACTCCTGTATTAGATACTCCTTGTCCTATTATTATATCCGAAGATAAAGTTGAAGAAGACACCTGTAAAGTCGAAACTAGCATAAATAATTCAGAAGAGTTGAATGAAACAGCAGAAATACAAGAACTACTACCAACTGAATATAACGAAACAGCGCATACATTAATTGATGAAAAACATTTAGAGTCTGTAAACGTAAGTTCTGTAGAAACAATAGTAGATACTGAAATGCATCAGGATAAACCAGAGGAGGACGAAAAAGTGATTAATCTTCCGGAAAAGCAAGATAGAATTGAGGAGAGCGAAGTAGTAACGCAAGTTTGCCAGGATAATATTTCAAACGCGTACGATGAGGAGATTCACCTACCCGAGGCAGAAAAGAATTTTCAACCGATGGAAGATCACattcttgaggtttcagaagaAGACACAATACTTCTACCCGAGGAAACTGCTTCACCAAAACCCAGTGAACAACCAGAACAAGTGTCCCATACGTCTATGGAAACGTCGTCTCAGTTATTAACAGAATGCACGTCTCAGACTGCTGTAGATCAAGTACCTCAAATACCGAAGGAGCAGATCCCTCAAATATCCGAAGAACAAATTTATCCAATGTCAGACTGTGAAACTACAACCATGCTTGAAACTTCACCTACCCATGAGCAAGTTAGACCAACAGAAATTGTTATGGAAGATTCGACGTTGATTAACAATAATCAAACCGAAACAGCCTCGGTTTCTCACGACAATCCTACGGATGGAGAATCACAAATTCCCGAGGGAATGGAAATCGACAGTGAAACGTTACAACGCATTCATGAATTAGAG GTAAGGGGAGAAATGCGAGAAGCGTACGAGGAAATTTCGGGCTGTCCTGAGGAAATAATGTATCCCATTCTTGAAGGAATGGAAATGGGTACGACTAATACCGAGGAGACTGAAACACAGGTGGTCTCAGGACAATCGGAAGCTAGTAGAGATCAGCAAGACGTGACTGGTGGAAACGAAGACGAGGCTCTACGAGAGGCAAATAATTATGTTTGTTCTGAAATGTTAGAGTGTAGCTGGTCAGTGGACCCGACGGTTAATAGTATGAACAATAACAATAGG ACACAGGAAGAGCTCCAAGTTCCTTGGCCACTAGTAGCCGCAGCTCTCGATGGATCAGTGGCTGCAAACATTACAGTGACTACTCAAGATGAATGCAGCGACACGCCTACTACGACTGATTCGACGAGTCAATCTCAGCAGTTCATCAACACAGATTCCAACGTGGAACCAGTCAACTGTATCCAACTACCAGTAGTCCAGGGAACCCCATTTCAGCCTGAGAGTCTCGCGATCGGTACACCAGGCACGAGTTGTATAATGAAGAATTTTCAGTCCCAGAGTTCGCCCATCATCGCCTTCCCACAGCTGCAATCTATCAGATTCGTGCAGACAAGCTTTCATTCTGATCAAAACGCCGCTCCAACTTTAAACAACTCATCCCCTGTGCCTGCTCAACTCCAAAATCAACAGAACACAAATTCGCAAGTGAATATGATAAGACCGCAAGAGGAGGTCGTTCAAATGAACGCTCAGAACAACAATACGAGGAATGTTAGAAACAACGTGACGCCGAATCAAGTCCCAAATACTATACCAGCCACGATCGGTGTGCAGCCTCAAAATCGAACACAGAATACCATCGTTATTCAGCATCAAACCTCGGTGCCTGCTCAGCCACGGCAAGTGGTGGCGACTATACAACAACAGCAATATCCTGGAGCAACTGTGGCAGTGTCCTCGAGATCCTCGCGTTCGAATAATCAAGGGAGTCAGAGAGGTTCTAGAAATAGCAACAAAGAAGCAGGAGGAAGCAGATCTCGCAGTACCACGAAAGAACCACCTGGCGCTGTGAACTTGGAGCGCAGCTACCAAATATGTCAAGCG GTTATACAAAGTTCACCGAACAGAGATCAATTGAAAGCTCATTTAAAGCctccgcctagcttgctcgctaAAGGTGATGGCGCGTTCACTACTAATAAGTCTGGTGGTCGTACAGTTACTACGGTCAAAACTCAGAAACCACCGCAAACGATGCAACACAATAAACAAGCTCAAAACAAAACGCAGGCAGTTATGTTAAGACATGTGTTTACTACAGCTCGTCAAGCTACGTCAGCAGAG TGCTAA
- the Asx gene encoding transcriptional regulator additional sex combs isoform X1, translating into MDTDVELAKGEGCETSPGCSGYSSMVHSKKVIKHALRQQAKRRRKNTTIAAGNSRTLPRIVVKPLPPPPQNDPPSPVNNTQHINTTTEEPAATMREVLASLPGFSLKPGRRRSTKRLSATAQLEAGLVDLESPASILASTSLRALLNRHTFQGLPPLYQRKLAQLLPAVDRQDAATSGLNNEFFTRACLEWRKRLAEGEFTPENQQRLKMEAERDKNKLDPWKVKHFEPIWGEKREPKLRSGLHCISESRSGGAVTRSSLRLRLESNVDTPVLDTPCPIIISEDKVEEDTCKVETSINNSEELNETAEIQELLPTEYNETAHTLIDEKHLESVNVSSVETIVDTEMHQDKPEEDEKVINLPEKQDRIEESEVVTQVCQDNISNAYDEEIHLPEAEKNFQPMEDHILEVSEEDTILLPEETASPKPSEQPEQVSHTSMETSSQLLTECTSQTAVDQVPQIPKEQIPQISEEQIYPMSDCETTTMLETSPTHEQVRPTEIVMEDSTLINNNQTETASVSHDNPTDGESQIPEGMEIDSETLQRIHELEVRGEMREAYEEISGCPEEIMYPILEGMEMGTTNTEETETQVVSGQSEASRDQQDVTGGNEDEALREANNYVCSEMLECSWSVDPTVNSMNNNNRTQEELQVPWPLVAAALDGSVAANITVTTQDECSDTPTTTDSTSQSQQFINTDSNVEPVNCIQLPVVQGTPFQPESLAIGTPGTSCIMKNFQSQSSPIIAFPQLQSIRFVQTSFHSDQNAAPTLNNSSPVPAQLQNQQNTNSQVNMIRPQEEVVQMNAQNNNTRNVRNNVTPNQVPNTIPATIGVQPQNRTQNTIVIQHQTSVPAQPRQVVATIQQQQYPGATVAVSSRSSRSNNQGSQRGSRNSNKEAGGSRSRSTTKEPPGAVNLERSYQICQAVIQSSPNRDQLKAHLKPPPSLLAKGDGAFTTNKSGGRTVTTVKTQKPPQTMQHNKQAQNKTQAVMLRHVFTTARQATSAEVPESNTVAQLGCATTGGLGQYILVQRTGVGDSAPRASSAPPLPPQIAGMGVGVHLVRGRPASAGEGSHQAVTLKARGTDGRGGGGAEPGAPGMIMGGDPPPPCECNMRGAMVICRQCGAFCHDDCIGPQRICATCLIR; encoded by the exons ATGGACACAGATGTAGAGCTTGCCAAAGGTGAAGGGTGTGAAACTAGTCCAGGTTGCTCTGGCTATTCTAGCATGGTGCACAGTAAAAAAGTTATTAAACATGCACTACGACAGCAGGCCAAGAGGCGCAGGAAAAATACAACCATCGCTGCTGGCAATTCCCGTACCCTGCCTAGGATCGTTGTCAAACCATTGCCTCCACCTCCGCAAAATGATCCACCGTCGCCAGTCAACAATACACAACACATTAACACTA CAACTGAAGAGCCTGCTGCCACAATGAGAGAAGTTCTGGCTAGTTTGCCAGGGTTTAGTTTGAAACCTGGGCGTAGACGATCGACAAAGAGATTGTCGGCAACTGCACAACTCGAGGCTGGTCTTGTGGATCTAGAATCTCCAGCCAGTATCTTAGCGAGCACAAGTTTACGTGCTCTTCTAAATAGGCATACCTTTCAAGGTTTACCACCTTTGTATCAAAGAAAACTTGCACAACTTTTGCCTGCAGTCGATAGACAG GATGCTGCTACATCCGGATTAAATAATGAATTCTTTACGCGAGCGTGTTTAGAATGGCGTAAACGCTTAGCGGAAGGAGAATTTACTCCAGAGAATCAGCAACGACTGAAAATGGAAGCGGAGAGAGATAAGAATAAATTAGATCCGTGGAAAGTAAAACACTTTGAACCTATATGGGGTGAGAAGCGTGAACCTAAGCTTAGATCAGGTCTTCATTGTATTTCGGAATCCAGATCGGGTGGGGCCGTCACGCGTTCAAGTTTAAGACTTCGTTTGGAATCCAATGTAGATACTCCTGTATTAGATACTCCTTGTCCTATTATTATATCCGAAGATAAAGTTGAAGAAGACACCTGTAAAGTCGAAACTAGCATAAATAATTCAGAAGAGTTGAATGAAACAGCAGAAATACAAGAACTACTACCAACTGAATATAACGAAACAGCGCATACATTAATTGATGAAAAACATTTAGAGTCTGTAAACGTAAGTTCTGTAGAAACAATAGTAGATACTGAAATGCATCAGGATAAACCAGAGGAGGACGAAAAAGTGATTAATCTTCCGGAAAAGCAAGATAGAATTGAGGAGAGCGAAGTAGTAACGCAAGTTTGCCAGGATAATATTTCAAACGCGTACGATGAGGAGATTCACCTACCCGAGGCAGAAAAGAATTTTCAACCGATGGAAGATCACattcttgaggtttcagaagaAGACACAATACTTCTACCCGAGGAAACTGCTTCACCAAAACCCAGTGAACAACCAGAACAAGTGTCCCATACGTCTATGGAAACGTCGTCTCAGTTATTAACAGAATGCACGTCTCAGACTGCTGTAGATCAAGTACCTCAAATACCGAAGGAGCAGATCCCTCAAATATCCGAAGAACAAATTTATCCAATGTCAGACTGTGAAACTACAACCATGCTTGAAACTTCACCTACCCATGAGCAAGTTAGACCAACAGAAATTGTTATGGAAGATTCGACGTTGATTAACAATAATCAAACCGAAACAGCCTCGGTTTCTCACGACAATCCTACGGATGGAGAATCACAAATTCCCGAGGGAATGGAAATCGACAGTGAAACGTTACAACGCATTCATGAATTAGAG GTAAGGGGAGAAATGCGAGAAGCGTACGAGGAAATTTCGGGCTGTCCTGAGGAAATAATGTATCCCATTCTTGAAGGAATGGAAATGGGTACGACTAATACCGAGGAGACTGAAACACAGGTGGTCTCAGGACAATCGGAAGCTAGTAGAGATCAGCAAGACGTGACTGGTGGAAACGAAGACGAGGCTCTACGAGAGGCAAATAATTATGTTTGTTCTGAAATGTTAGAGTGTAGCTGGTCAGTGGACCCGACGGTTAATAGTATGAACAATAACAATAGG ACACAGGAAGAGCTCCAAGTTCCTTGGCCACTAGTAGCCGCAGCTCTCGATGGATCAGTGGCTGCAAACATTACAGTGACTACTCAAGATGAATGCAGCGACACGCCTACTACGACTGATTCGACGAGTCAATCTCAGCAGTTCATCAACACAGATTCCAACGTGGAACCAGTCAACTGTATCCAACTACCAGTAGTCCAGGGAACCCCATTTCAGCCTGAGAGTCTCGCGATCGGTACACCAGGCACGAGTTGTATAATGAAGAATTTTCAGTCCCAGAGTTCGCCCATCATCGCCTTCCCACAGCTGCAATCTATCAGATTCGTGCAGACAAGCTTTCATTCTGATCAAAACGCCGCTCCAACTTTAAACAACTCATCCCCTGTGCCTGCTCAACTCCAAAATCAACAGAACACAAATTCGCAAGTGAATATGATAAGACCGCAAGAGGAGGTCGTTCAAATGAACGCTCAGAACAACAATACGAGGAATGTTAGAAACAACGTGACGCCGAATCAAGTCCCAAATACTATACCAGCCACGATCGGTGTGCAGCCTCAAAATCGAACACAGAATACCATCGTTATTCAGCATCAAACCTCGGTGCCTGCTCAGCCACGGCAAGTGGTGGCGACTATACAACAACAGCAATATCCTGGAGCAACTGTGGCAGTGTCCTCGAGATCCTCGCGTTCGAATAATCAAGGGAGTCAGAGAGGTTCTAGAAATAGCAACAAAGAAGCAGGAGGAAGCAGATCTCGCAGTACCACGAAAGAACCACCTGGCGCTGTGAACTTGGAGCGCAGCTACCAAATATGTCAAGCG GTTATACAAAGTTCACCGAACAGAGATCAATTGAAAGCTCATTTAAAGCctccgcctagcttgctcgctaAAGGTGATGGCGCGTTCACTACTAATAAGTCTGGTGGTCGTACAGTTACTACGGTCAAAACTCAGAAACCACCGCAAACGATGCAACACAATAAACAAGCTCAAAACAAAACGCAGGCAGTTATGTTAAGACATGTGTTTACTACAGCTCGTCAAGCTACGTCAGCAGAG GTTCCAGAAAGCAATACTGTAGCACAGTTAGGATGCGCAACGACGGGTGGATTAGGGCAATACATACTTGTACAGAGGACAGGCGTCGGAGACAGCGCACCAAGGGCGTCCTCCGCTCCGCCCCTGCCTCCTCAGATTGCTGGAATGGGTGTAGGAGTTCATCTTGTACGAGGTAGACCAGCCAGCGCAGGAGAAGGTTCCCATCAGGCGGTGACACTGAAAGCAAGGGGCACCGATGGTAGAGGAGGTGGTGGCGCCGAACCTGGAGCACCTGGTATGATAATGGGTGGGGATCCGCCACCCCCTTGCGAATGTAACATGCGAGGTGCTATGGTAATATGTCGGCAGTGTGGCGCTTTTTGTCATGATGACTGCATCGGGCCTCAACGTATTTGTGCTACCTGTCTGATACGTTAA
- the Asx gene encoding transcriptional regulator additional sex combs isoform X2 — MVHSKKVIKHALRQQAKRRRKNTTIAAGNSRTLPRIVVKPLPPPPQNDPPSPVNNTQHINTTTEEPAATMREVLASLPGFSLKPGRRRSTKRLSATAQLEAGLVDLESPASILASTSLRALLNRHTFQGLPPLYQRKLAQLLPAVDRQDAATSGLNNEFFTRACLEWRKRLAEGEFTPENQQRLKMEAERDKNKLDPWKVKHFEPIWGEKREPKLRSGLHCISESRSGGAVTRSSLRLRLESNVDTPVLDTPCPIIISEDKVEEDTCKVETSINNSEELNETAEIQELLPTEYNETAHTLIDEKHLESVNVSSVETIVDTEMHQDKPEEDEKVINLPEKQDRIEESEVVTQVCQDNISNAYDEEIHLPEAEKNFQPMEDHILEVSEEDTILLPEETASPKPSEQPEQVSHTSMETSSQLLTECTSQTAVDQVPQIPKEQIPQISEEQIYPMSDCETTTMLETSPTHEQVRPTEIVMEDSTLINNNQTETASVSHDNPTDGESQIPEGMEIDSETLQRIHELEVRGEMREAYEEISGCPEEIMYPILEGMEMGTTNTEETETQVVSGQSEASRDQQDVTGGNEDEALREANNYVCSEMLECSWSVDPTVNSMNNNNRTQEELQVPWPLVAAALDGSVAANITVTTQDECSDTPTTTDSTSQSQQFINTDSNVEPVNCIQLPVVQGTPFQPESLAIGTPGTSCIMKNFQSQSSPIIAFPQLQSIRFVQTSFHSDQNAAPTLNNSSPVPAQLQNQQNTNSQVNMIRPQEEVVQMNAQNNNTRNVRNNVTPNQVPNTIPATIGVQPQNRTQNTIVIQHQTSVPAQPRQVVATIQQQQYPGATVAVSSRSSRSNNQGSQRGSRNSNKEAGGSRSRSTTKEPPGAVNLERSYQICQAVIQSSPNRDQLKAHLKPPPSLLAKGDGAFTTNKSGGRTVTTVKTQKPPQTMQHNKQAQNKTQAVMLRHVFTTARQATSAEVPESNTVAQLGCATTGGLGQYILVQRTGVGDSAPRASSAPPLPPQIAGMGVGVHLVRGRPASAGEGSHQAVTLKARGTDGRGGGGAEPGAPGMIMGGDPPPPCECNMRGAMVICRQCGAFCHDDCIGPQRICATCLIR, encoded by the exons ATGGTGCACAGTAAAAAAGTTATTAAACATGCACTACGACAGCAGGCCAAGAGGCGCAGGAAAAATACAACCATCGCTGCTGGCAATTCCCGTACCCTGCCTAGGATCGTTGTCAAACCATTGCCTCCACCTCCGCAAAATGATCCACCGTCGCCAGTCAACAATACACAACACATTAACACTA CAACTGAAGAGCCTGCTGCCACAATGAGAGAAGTTCTGGCTAGTTTGCCAGGGTTTAGTTTGAAACCTGGGCGTAGACGATCGACAAAGAGATTGTCGGCAACTGCACAACTCGAGGCTGGTCTTGTGGATCTAGAATCTCCAGCCAGTATCTTAGCGAGCACAAGTTTACGTGCTCTTCTAAATAGGCATACCTTTCAAGGTTTACCACCTTTGTATCAAAGAAAACTTGCACAACTTTTGCCTGCAGTCGATAGACAG GATGCTGCTACATCCGGATTAAATAATGAATTCTTTACGCGAGCGTGTTTAGAATGGCGTAAACGCTTAGCGGAAGGAGAATTTACTCCAGAGAATCAGCAACGACTGAAAATGGAAGCGGAGAGAGATAAGAATAAATTAGATCCGTGGAAAGTAAAACACTTTGAACCTATATGGGGTGAGAAGCGTGAACCTAAGCTTAGATCAGGTCTTCATTGTATTTCGGAATCCAGATCGGGTGGGGCCGTCACGCGTTCAAGTTTAAGACTTCGTTTGGAATCCAATGTAGATACTCCTGTATTAGATACTCCTTGTCCTATTATTATATCCGAAGATAAAGTTGAAGAAGACACCTGTAAAGTCGAAACTAGCATAAATAATTCAGAAGAGTTGAATGAAACAGCAGAAATACAAGAACTACTACCAACTGAATATAACGAAACAGCGCATACATTAATTGATGAAAAACATTTAGAGTCTGTAAACGTAAGTTCTGTAGAAACAATAGTAGATACTGAAATGCATCAGGATAAACCAGAGGAGGACGAAAAAGTGATTAATCTTCCGGAAAAGCAAGATAGAATTGAGGAGAGCGAAGTAGTAACGCAAGTTTGCCAGGATAATATTTCAAACGCGTACGATGAGGAGATTCACCTACCCGAGGCAGAAAAGAATTTTCAACCGATGGAAGATCACattcttgaggtttcagaagaAGACACAATACTTCTACCCGAGGAAACTGCTTCACCAAAACCCAGTGAACAACCAGAACAAGTGTCCCATACGTCTATGGAAACGTCGTCTCAGTTATTAACAGAATGCACGTCTCAGACTGCTGTAGATCAAGTACCTCAAATACCGAAGGAGCAGATCCCTCAAATATCCGAAGAACAAATTTATCCAATGTCAGACTGTGAAACTACAACCATGCTTGAAACTTCACCTACCCATGAGCAAGTTAGACCAACAGAAATTGTTATGGAAGATTCGACGTTGATTAACAATAATCAAACCGAAACAGCCTCGGTTTCTCACGACAATCCTACGGATGGAGAATCACAAATTCCCGAGGGAATGGAAATCGACAGTGAAACGTTACAACGCATTCATGAATTAGAG GTAAGGGGAGAAATGCGAGAAGCGTACGAGGAAATTTCGGGCTGTCCTGAGGAAATAATGTATCCCATTCTTGAAGGAATGGAAATGGGTACGACTAATACCGAGGAGACTGAAACACAGGTGGTCTCAGGACAATCGGAAGCTAGTAGAGATCAGCAAGACGTGACTGGTGGAAACGAAGACGAGGCTCTACGAGAGGCAAATAATTATGTTTGTTCTGAAATGTTAGAGTGTAGCTGGTCAGTGGACCCGACGGTTAATAGTATGAACAATAACAATAGG ACACAGGAAGAGCTCCAAGTTCCTTGGCCACTAGTAGCCGCAGCTCTCGATGGATCAGTGGCTGCAAACATTACAGTGACTACTCAAGATGAATGCAGCGACACGCCTACTACGACTGATTCGACGAGTCAATCTCAGCAGTTCATCAACACAGATTCCAACGTGGAACCAGTCAACTGTATCCAACTACCAGTAGTCCAGGGAACCCCATTTCAGCCTGAGAGTCTCGCGATCGGTACACCAGGCACGAGTTGTATAATGAAGAATTTTCAGTCCCAGAGTTCGCCCATCATCGCCTTCCCACAGCTGCAATCTATCAGATTCGTGCAGACAAGCTTTCATTCTGATCAAAACGCCGCTCCAACTTTAAACAACTCATCCCCTGTGCCTGCTCAACTCCAAAATCAACAGAACACAAATTCGCAAGTGAATATGATAAGACCGCAAGAGGAGGTCGTTCAAATGAACGCTCAGAACAACAATACGAGGAATGTTAGAAACAACGTGACGCCGAATCAAGTCCCAAATACTATACCAGCCACGATCGGTGTGCAGCCTCAAAATCGAACACAGAATACCATCGTTATTCAGCATCAAACCTCGGTGCCTGCTCAGCCACGGCAAGTGGTGGCGACTATACAACAACAGCAATATCCTGGAGCAACTGTGGCAGTGTCCTCGAGATCCTCGCGTTCGAATAATCAAGGGAGTCAGAGAGGTTCTAGAAATAGCAACAAAGAAGCAGGAGGAAGCAGATCTCGCAGTACCACGAAAGAACCACCTGGCGCTGTGAACTTGGAGCGCAGCTACCAAATATGTCAAGCG GTTATACAAAGTTCACCGAACAGAGATCAATTGAAAGCTCATTTAAAGCctccgcctagcttgctcgctaAAGGTGATGGCGCGTTCACTACTAATAAGTCTGGTGGTCGTACAGTTACTACGGTCAAAACTCAGAAACCACCGCAAACGATGCAACACAATAAACAAGCTCAAAACAAAACGCAGGCAGTTATGTTAAGACATGTGTTTACTACAGCTCGTCAAGCTACGTCAGCAGAG GTTCCAGAAAGCAATACTGTAGCACAGTTAGGATGCGCAACGACGGGTGGATTAGGGCAATACATACTTGTACAGAGGACAGGCGTCGGAGACAGCGCACCAAGGGCGTCCTCCGCTCCGCCCCTGCCTCCTCAGATTGCTGGAATGGGTGTAGGAGTTCATCTTGTACGAGGTAGACCAGCCAGCGCAGGAGAAGGTTCCCATCAGGCGGTGACACTGAAAGCAAGGGGCACCGATGGTAGAGGAGGTGGTGGCGCCGAACCTGGAGCACCTGGTATGATAATGGGTGGGGATCCGCCACCCCCTTGCGAATGTAACATGCGAGGTGCTATGGTAATATGTCGGCAGTGTGGCGCTTTTTGTCATGATGACTGCATCGGGCCTCAACGTATTTGTGCTACCTGTCTGATACGTTAA